In Bombus terrestris chromosome 6, iyBomTerr1.2, whole genome shotgun sequence, a single window of DNA contains:
- the LOC100644468 gene encoding LOW QUALITY PROTEIN: uncharacterized protein LOC100644468 (The sequence of the model RefSeq protein was modified relative to this genomic sequence to represent the inferred CDS: deleted 2 bases in 1 codon), which translates to MEKSNRQINACYYAHVYRISTFLTDCSVRSPVTQLISKHDFSISIASAATLLQVQSPSNNVRYHVPITMEMKCVVFMYFILFPLLLLTTEVYLHGFKGEVTTDDTNLGGCAYLHCGGDDVCVHRKFRCKDPPCPSMLYCARSRTESLRGPSTCDTVHCTNGYVCMLKVRRCHWDEKCEQQIARCVTQKEYYEGPASCAGFKCPQGNHCILRESFCANPPCKLIKSCMKNKEVQHLFVRCRNLGCSSEYECFLRRPEGNCSIPLCKHTPDCIMPKENEMANERCRGWICPQRQTCSAEIVGSCETDDCNIKRTCHEVHVPEANDSASSFSRRSLKNEDGDPRNDSEILTKSDQENGVERRGIPVSWLNHLKSKTELDAIELWRESVEEQEDFKQFQDWLQSIKEILGSGAYGDWLEEILSSRGKELRKWLQASHGNLDAMGPILPGQERPTTLTENLYSVRGTMNMLPFDDKKGIEEIESFLRERNLTHILEKILVPSRILLPPYAALEAALLNNVRESSPSPFFNYLLKYAPYVGNQFLSSRPQKIENAYDQQYLVVPVKNMKELTNSPIIDYNPTIRHHHGTISENGKVSDVRDNFSSFNVPEKQMNLSSTRDELSSLWTGLYKNFEKTSPKEETHSVEDSIGLSEDKRLMVKAQHFDDIPVDLLEKFLKFLNSMQFSPIENVSQTFDEKPIEEYRKENLPKAPRNEKHDGDFEWSSIIHSQNNEDTFRNKNAEENANQFSFPNDDYGNFTDMIEPGVKTFFNKLDNIQPFSYSDQSNDVQSQLSFPQIDNTNNEEMNLNLFLELNRESLLPYVQTLMEMMNEENDTFDTEETELNFDESSLNTSFLNSEQVIVNETNKYYNESKSSGIESSNIFLKNVLNNVNDVHNSRILEEETYDQILPTNQTETASSNLKPEKKSRTPELIYANEEPTIRSFYNLPSYGAGNGDIGLQDYTYVEYGRTKLVMGNPLNNVTVNMTVLYV; encoded by the exons ATGGAGAAATCGAATAGACAA ATAAACGCTTGCTATTATGCCCACGTATATCGAATAAGTACATTCCTGACCGATTGTTCCGTACGGTCTCCAGTTACTCAGCTTATATCGAAACACGATTTTTCCATATCAATTGCGTCAGCTGCT ACTTTACTTCAGGTGCAGTCACCATCGAACAACGTTCGCTATCATGTTCCTATCACTATGGAAATGAAATGTGTCGTGTTTATGTACTTTATACTATTTCCTCTGTTGCTATTGACCACAGAGGTTTATCTTCATGGTTTTAAAGGCGAAG TAACTACAGATGATACCAATCTCGGAGGATGCGCGTATTTACATTGCGGCGGGGATGACGTCTGCGTACATCGAAAATTTCGATGTAAAGACCCTCCGTGTCCCAGTATGCTATACTGCGCGAGATCTCGAACAG AATCTCTAAGAGGACCCTCCACCTGCGATACTGTGCACTGCACCAATGGTTACGTGTGCATGTTGAAAGTTCGTCGTTGTCACTGGGACGAAA AGTGCGAGCAACAGATAGCAAGATGCGTAACCCAAAAAGAATACTACGAAGGCCCCGCTTCTTGCGCCGGGTTCAAATGTCCTCAAGGAAACCACTGCATTCTCCGGGAATCGTTCTGTGCGAATCCTCcttgtaaattaataaaaagctgCATGAAGAACAAAG AAGTGCAGCATTTATTCGTAAGGTGTCGAAATCTCGGTTGTTCATCAGAATACGAATGTTTCTTACGAAGACCAGAGGGTAACTGTTCGATTCCACTTTGTAAACACACACCGGATTGCATAATGCCAAAAG AGAACGAAATGGCAAATGAACGTTGTCGTGGATGGATATGCCCACAAAGGCAGACCTGTTCCGCAGAAATTGTAGGATCTTGCGAGACAGACGACTGTAATATTAAAAGAACTTGCCATGAGGTACATGTGCCAGAAGCGAATGATTCTGCTTCATCTTTCTCAAGAAGATCTCTGAAGAACGAGGACGGAGACCCTCGGAATGATAGCGAG ATACTAACAAAATCGGATCAAGAAAATGGAGTTGAAAGAAGAGG AATCCCTGTCTCATGGTTAAATCATCTAAAATCGAAAACTGAATTGGACGCGATAGAACTGTGGAGAGAAAGTGTCGAAGAACAGGAAGATTTCAAG CAATTTCAAGATTGGCTTCAATCTATCAAGGAAATACTCGGTTCTGGTGCGTACGGTGACTGGCTAGAGGAAATTCTGTCGTCGCGTGGCAAAGAGTTGCGAAAATGGCTCCAAGCATCACACGGCAATCTGGATGCCATGGGACCGATACTTCCGGGACAAGAACGACCTACTACATTGACAGAAAATCTATACTCAGTTCGCGGTACGATG aatATGTTGCCATTTGACGATAAAAAAGGGATAGAGGAAATTGAGTCTTTTCTGAGAGAAAGAAATTTGACGCATATTTTAGAGAAGATTCTTGTACCAAGCAGAATCCTGTTACCGCCGTACGCAGCTTTAGAAGCTGCTCTGCTGAATAATGTAAGGGAATCTAGCCCTTCGCCATTTTTCAATTATCTTCTGAAATATGCCCCTTACGTgggaaatcaatttttatcgtcGCGGCCACAGAAAATCGAAAATGCTTACGATCAACAGTATCTTGTGGTTCCTGTGAAAAATATGAAGGAATTAACCAATTCTCCGATTATCGATTATAATCCCACTATACGACATCATCACGGAACGATTTCAGAAAATGGAAAAGTATCTGATGTACGggacaatttttcctctttt AATGTTCCAGAGAAACAGATGAATTTATCATCAACCAGAGACGAGCTATCGTCTTTGTGGACTGGACTGtacaaaaattttgaaaagactTCACCTAAAGAAGAAACGCACTCTGTTGAAGATTCTATTGGTCTTTCGGAAGACAAAAGGTTGATGGTCAAGGCGCAACACTTTGATGACATTCCTGTTGATTTGTTGGAGAAGTTTCTTAAGTTTCTTAACTCTATGCAGTTCTCCCCGATTGAAAATGTGTCACAGACTTTTGATGAAAAACCTATCGAAGAATATCGCAAAGAA AATTTACCTAAAGCTCCACGAAATGAAAAACACGATGGAGACTTCGAATGGAGTTCGATAATTCATAGTCAAAATAATGAGGATACATTTAGGAATAAAAATGCTGAAGAGAATGCAAATCAATTTTCTTTCCCTAATGATGACTATGGAAATTTCACAGACATGATCGAACCAGGTGTTAAGACGTTCTTTAATAAATTAG ATAACATTCAACCTTTCAGTTATTCAGATcagtcgaacgatgtccaatcACAGTTATCATTCCCACAAATCGACAATACAAACAACGAAGAAATGAATTTAAATCTTTTCCTTGAACTGAATAGAGAAAGCCTCTTACCTTACGTACAAACCCTGATGGAAATGATGAATGAGGAGAATGATACTTTCGATACAGAAGAAACAGAATTGAATTTCGATGAAAGTTCACTAAACACGTCTTTCTTAAATAGTGAACAAGTTATTGTTAATGAAACTAACAAATACTATAACGAATCAAAATCTTCGGGGATTGAATCAAGcaacatttttctgaaaaatgttCTAAATAATGTGAATGATGTGCATAATTCACGTATCTTAGAAGAAGAAACATATGACCAGATTTTGCCTACGAATCAAACAGAAACAGCTTCATCGAATTTAAAACCA GAAAAAAAATCGAGGACACCTGAGCTAATTTATGCAAACGAGGAACCTACTATTCGGTCCTTTTATAATCTGCCTAGTTACGGTGCTGGAAACGGTGACATTGGTCTTCAGGATTACACGTACGTCGAATATGGTCGTACGAAACTAGTAATGGGAAATCCACTAAATAACGTCACAGTCAATATGAcggtattatatgtataa